The following coding sequences are from one Musa acuminata AAA Group cultivar baxijiao chromosome BXJ2-4, Cavendish_Baxijiao_AAA, whole genome shotgun sequence window:
- the LOC135611269 gene encoding monoterpene synthase 7, chloroplastic-like codes for MGKLTEDVQQLIDMKKGIEEQLQLIDHLQQLGVAYHFKEDIKDALWTIYRSMEEVNTLLKDNLHATALMFRLLREHGFAVSEGVFNRFIVEKGNLKASLRHQTEALVSLYESSHLAKEAEHVLEEAINFTTKQLKSLMEGSLEPHLREHVAHALELPLNWRMPRLQTRWFIEASQREAKMNPVLLELAKLDFNRVQSIHQRELREVSRYFELALLESCHVHSALVHESANFSTNFWLSIRWWSNLGLAQRLPFSRDREAQTKANCLITTIDDVYDVYGTMDELELFTDAVDRWDVNATGKLPEYMKICFLAHFNTTNGTAYNWADVCKAHMVEARWYHQGYTPNLEEYLENALVSVSGPLILTLAYCTSDDVSQETLEDFHSCPEIARRSSMILRLCDDLGTSKDELERGDVPKYIQCYMHESGLSEYVARYHISRPSACARPGRTSTSPTATASLRLVHGHPNCSPTLTIVISQEGE; via the exons ATGGGAAAACTAACGGAGGACGTGCAACAACTGATCGACATGAAGAAGGGAATTGAGGAGCAGCTTCAACTGATCGATCACCTGCAGCAGCTTGGGGTGGCGTATCACTTTAAGGAGGATATTAAGGATGCTTTATGGACAATATACCGTTCCATGGAAGAGGTGAACACGTTGCTGAAGGATAATCTTCATGCCACGGCTCTTATGTTCAGGCTTCTCAGAGAACATGGGTTTGCTGTTTCTGAAG GTGTCTTCAACCGATTTATAGTTGAGAAGGGCAACTTGAAAGCCAGCCTTCGCCACCAGACTGAAGCATTGGTGAGCTTGTACGAGTCTTCCCATCTTGCAAAGGAAGCAGAGCACGTGCTGGAAGAAGCTATAAACTTTACAACTAAACAGCTCAAGAGCCTCATGGAGGGATCACTTGAGCCTCATCTCAGGGAGCACGTAGCCCATGCCTTGGAGCTTCCATTGAACTGGAGGATGCCGAGGTTACAGACCAGGTGGTTCATAGAAGCATCCCAAAGGGAAGCGAAGATGAACCCTGTCCTGCTTGAATTGGCTAAGTTGGACTTCAACAGGGTTCAGAGCATACATCAGAGGGAACTCAGAGAAGTGTCGAGGTATTTTGAGCTTGCTTTACTTGAATCATGTCATGTACATTCTGCCCTCGTGCATGAATCAGCAAACTTCAGCACAAACTTCTGGCTGTCGAtcagatggtggagcaatcttggCCTGGCGCAGAGGCTTCCATTTTCGAGGGACAG GGAGGCGCAGACAAAGGCAAACTGCCTGATAACAACAATAGATGATGTGTACGATGTTTACGGCACCATGGATGAGCTCGAGCTTTTCACGGATGCCGTCGATAG ATGGGACGTTAATGCAACGGGCAAACTTCCAGAGTACATGAAGATATGTTTTCTAGCCCACTTCAACACTACAAATGGCACCGCATACAAT TGGGCAGATGTATGCAAGGCACACATGGTGGAAgcaaggtggtaccaccagggcTACACACCCAATCTTGAAGAGTACTTGGAGAACGCACTAGTATCGGTATCGGGTCCCCTGATATTGACCCTTGCTTATTGCACCAGTGACGATGTAAGTCAAGAGACCTTGGAAGACTTCCACAGCTGTCCTGAGATTGCAAGACGGTCATCCATGATCCTTCGACTTTGTGATGATTTGGGTACTTCCAAG GACGAGCTTGAAAGAGGCGATGTGCCCAAATATATCCAGTGTTACATGCATGAGAGCGGTTTATCGGAGTACGTGGCTCGTTACCATATCAG